In Pseudophryne corroboree isolate aPseCor3 chromosome 7, aPseCor3.hap2, whole genome shotgun sequence, a single window of DNA contains:
- the LOC134943678 gene encoding alpha/beta hydrolase domain-containing protein 17C-like, protein MYGLSWRRLFSIFCCPPRLNCIIAKLAFHPPEPTYTLREIEAAPAQDLAQDEQVDPTICLPPVCNLQLSEGANWPHSQQKLDAVEMFRCTTKRGNSLACMYVRCVPGSRYTLLYSHDCAVDLGKMCRHYLALGSKIKCNIFSYDYSGYGVSSGKPSEKNAYADIEAAWLALRTRYGVPAENIILYGESIGTAPAVDLATRYKCAAVILHGALMSGVRMGYPNARRAYCWDAFTNIDKISKVTCPVLIIHGTKDAVVDFCHGLTMYERCPTAVKPLWVEGGGHTDLHKHRQYLVRLQKFISQELPNI, encoded by the exons ATGTACGGCCTCTCGTGGAGGAGGCTGTTTTCGATCTTTTGCTGCCCACCTAGGCTGAACTGCATTATTGCCAAACTGGCCTTTCACCCCCCGGAGCCTACGTACACGCTACGTGAGATTGAGGCAGCCCCAGCACAGGACCTGGCGCAGGATGAGCAGGTGGACCCCACAATCTGTCTACCTCCCGTATGTAATCTGCAGCTATCAGAAGGGGCTAACTGGCCACACTCCCAGCAGAAGCTGGACGCTGTAGAGATGTTCCGCTGTACCACCAAGCGGGGGAATAGCCTGGCCTGTATGTACGTCCGCTGCGTCCCTGGGAGCCGCTACACACTCCTCTACTCTCACGACTGTGCTGTTGACCTAGGCAAGATGTGCAGACACTACCTTGCCCTAGGCTCCAAGATCAAGTGCAATATATTCTCCTACGACTACTCCGGCTATGGGGTGAGCAGCGGAAAGCCAAGCGAGAAGAACGCATATGCAGACATCGAGGCAGCTTGGCTCGCCCTGAGGACCCG ATATGGAGTCCCGGCGGAAAATATCATCCTGTATGGAGAGAGCATTGGGACAGCACCGGCAGTTGACCTTGCCACGCGCTACAAATGTGCAGCAGTAATACTGCACGGGGCGCTCATGTCAGGTGTGCGGATGGGCTATCCTAACGCCCGGAGGGCCTACTGTTGGGATGCCTTCACCAA CATCGACAAAATCTCCAAGGTCACCTGCCCGGTACTCATCATCCATGGGACTAAAGATGCGGTTGTGGACTTCTGCCATGGGCTGACAATGTATGAGCGCTGCCCAACTGCTGTAAAGCCTCTCTGGGTGGAAGGAGGAGGGCACACGGATTTACATAAGCACAGGCAATATCTAGTGAGACTCCAGAAATTCATCTCTCAGGAGCTGCCCAATATATGA